A genomic segment from Parachlamydiales bacterium encodes:
- a CDS encoding protease-like activity factor CPAF — MNLLKSIFFFALFPAQILWSTVSVKDRMIADLEIIKNAYEVCYAPAEWKKTFADWDLDVEFQKAKDQIDSIDYITTKDYQRIVKHFLLSTKDYHVSPLFHSTEMSALPFRLQGAEGRYFVVQTNNKLRNYLEIPLQVGDEILTFNHIPIHEAIQNFRRSEFGNPDSETDQGMAEGFFTSRLGSLGHLVPQGQCVITVKHKANGATATYAPHWEYYPEQIEAAYNRRNNKGWIELEEDQPLSAHGFFTKKMSTPYAVALKGMQELLGQEDRDMMGSALDILCGNNQILWQANSNFYKAYVYETSKKQKIGYIRIPTYHATYAEAQEFAQLIAGYQVNTDALIIDQQNNPGGYFFYMYAIASMLTDKPLKVPLHKQTLTQEDVAFALQYLNHIESIRNNYEAKQILGSTLQGYGVNFLVAQQFKSHFHRIIEEWNLGSMITSPISLYGIDEIQPHPTARYTKPLLILINHMDFSCADFLPAILQDNKRALLLGTKTAGAGGFILKAAHPNRFGIASYSYTGSIAERLDHRPIENLGVTPDIPYRMTANDLLNGYQDYHQALQNAIDLILKK, encoded by the coding sequence ATGAACCTTCTAAAATCCATTTTCTTTTTTGCACTGTTCCCCGCGCAGATCCTATGGAGTACTGTTTCTGTCAAAGACCGTATGATCGCAGATCTTGAAATCATAAAAAATGCCTATGAAGTCTGTTATGCTCCGGCTGAGTGGAAAAAGACCTTTGCGGATTGGGATTTAGACGTAGAATTCCAAAAAGCCAAGGATCAGATTGATTCCATCGATTATATTACGACCAAAGACTATCAACGCATTGTTAAACACTTCCTGCTTTCTACTAAAGATTACCACGTCTCTCCCTTATTCCATTCTACTGAAATGTCGGCCTTGCCATTTCGCCTACAAGGAGCTGAGGGTCGCTATTTTGTCGTCCAGACCAACAACAAGCTTCGCAATTATTTAGAGATTCCTCTTCAGGTTGGAGATGAGATCCTCACTTTTAATCATATCCCTATCCATGAGGCTATCCAAAATTTTAGAAGGAGTGAGTTCGGAAATCCCGATTCAGAAACTGACCAGGGAATGGCTGAAGGATTTTTCACCTCTCGCTTAGGTTCCCTAGGGCACCTTGTTCCCCAAGGACAGTGTGTAATTACTGTAAAACATAAGGCCAACGGTGCCACCGCTACTTACGCTCCCCATTGGGAATATTATCCCGAACAGATCGAGGCTGCCTACAATAGGAGAAATAATAAAGGTTGGATAGAACTAGAAGAAGACCAACCATTATCCGCGCATGGATTTTTCACTAAAAAGATGAGTACACCCTATGCTGTTGCCCTTAAAGGAATGCAGGAATTACTAGGTCAGGAAGACAGGGATATGATGGGATCTGCACTGGATATTCTCTGTGGTAATAACCAGATCCTTTGGCAAGCTAACTCGAATTTCTATAAAGCATACGTCTATGAAACATCTAAAAAACAGAAAATCGGCTATATCCGTATTCCCACTTATCATGCTACCTATGCAGAAGCTCAAGAATTTGCTCAGTTGATCGCCGGCTACCAGGTCAACACTGACGCCTTGATCATCGACCAGCAGAACAATCCGGGCGGCTACTTCTTTTACATGTACGCTATTGCGTCCATGTTAACAGATAAACCGCTGAAAGTTCCCTTGCATAAACAGACCTTAACTCAAGAAGATGTGGCTTTTGCACTCCAATATTTGAATCACATCGAGTCGATACGCAATAACTATGAAGCAAAACAAATCCTCGGCTCGACCCTCCAAGGTTATGGTGTAAACTTCCTTGTGGCCCAGCAATTCAAATCCCACTTTCACCGCATTATTGAAGAGTGGAATCTCGGCAGCATGATCACCTCCCCTATCTCGTTATATGGCATTGATGAGATCCAACCCCACCCTACGGCACGCTATACTAAACCGCTCCTTATCCTGATCAATCATATGGATTTTTCATGCGCAGACTTCCTTCCTGCCATCTTACAGGACAATAAACGCGCCTTACTCTTAGGAACAAAGACTGCGGGGGCCGGAGGTTTTATTTTGAAGGCCGCCCACCCTAACCGTTTCGGCATCGCCAGCTATTCCTATACAGGATCCATTGCAGAAAGATTAGACCACCGCCCCATAGAAAATTTGGGAGTGACACCGGACATCCCCTACAGAATGACTGCGAATGATCTGCTCAATGGTTATCAAGACTACCACCAAGCTTTACAAAACGCCATAGACTTAATTTTAAAAAAGTAG
- a CDS encoding DUF192 domain-containing protein, with translation MMLKLILFYVFAFLPLLGIPITLEHAVTPREVTWGLMGRDYLAPNHGMTFTFPGNAKTGVWMFNCNIDLSVAFLDKNFTIVELHELQAYPNEMDPRRPVRTFNDLVKYPPNDPIVVFFRRKSIFSKQPVKYMVEMSKNWFPSHNVRIGDRILWDESSSEGEIVKL, from the coding sequence ATGATGCTCAAACTAATACTATTTTATGTCTTTGCTTTCCTACCTCTGCTAGGAATACCTATTACCTTGGAACATGCAGTGACACCAAGAGAAGTCACTTGGGGACTTATGGGCAGGGATTATCTCGCTCCCAATCACGGTATGACATTCACTTTTCCCGGAAACGCCAAAACCGGGGTATGGATGTTCAATTGCAATATTGATCTTTCGGTTGCATTCTTAGATAAAAACTTTACTATCGTTGAACTGCATGAGCTCCAAGCATACCCTAACGAGATGGATCCGCGCAGGCCTGTCCGCACTTTCAATGATTTAGTGAAATACCCTCCTAATGATCCTATCGTAGTATTTTTCCGCAGAAAATCCATCTTCAGTAAACAACCTGTTAAATATATGGTCGAAATGTCCAAGAATTGGTTCCCCTCTCATAACGTACGTATCGGGGATAGGATCCTGTGGGATGAATCATCCTCGGAAGGGGAAATCGTTAAGCTATAA
- a CDS encoding MFS transporter: MSFKEATEFETQTRSAFLWTRILNIPFWVVYNILYIILFKELGATPLQITAIIALKPAASLLSPYWSISVVQRSDKLVSNLVWANILKFLPFIFFPWITNNWILILAFGYYMVFVRGVVPAWMEIIKQNIQGVEREKVFAFGSAIDYLGSALLPLAFGWVLDAYPGIWRWIFCYSALIGIFSTFFLYRIRVNISPQPVIPQKNRQKLSEPWVAAWRLLSERRDFAKFQIGYLLGGSALMMIHTVQSMYFVDVLNLSYTEMLLALGLCKGLAFAATSPTWVKWFNSVNIFKACAMVTFLGALFPLTLLLAGWETGWVYAAFLVYGIMQAGSELTWHMSGPVFSKNEDSAVYSTTNVLIVGLRGCVAPALGSLIFYLTNSMTVLCLSSLLCLVATERMLKYSYEEEKETLPETT, translated from the coding sequence ATGAGTTTTAAAGAAGCCACAGAATTTGAGACGCAGACGCGCTCGGCATTTTTATGGACACGTATATTAAACATCCCCTTTTGGGTTGTTTACAATATCCTTTATATCATTTTGTTCAAAGAACTTGGCGCCACTCCGCTTCAAATTACTGCCATCATAGCTTTGAAACCTGCAGCTTCCCTCCTTTCACCTTATTGGAGCATATCTGTTGTTCAGAGAAGTGATAAGCTAGTTTCTAACTTGGTCTGGGCTAATATCCTAAAATTCCTTCCTTTCATTTTCTTTCCATGGATCACCAACAATTGGATCCTTATTTTAGCTTTCGGTTATTACATGGTATTTGTGCGCGGGGTTGTTCCTGCTTGGATGGAGATCATTAAGCAAAATATCCAGGGAGTGGAAAGGGAAAAGGTTTTTGCCTTTGGATCGGCTATAGATTATTTAGGAAGTGCCTTATTGCCGCTCGCCTTTGGCTGGGTTCTCGATGCTTATCCCGGTATTTGGCGTTGGATCTTCTGCTACAGTGCTTTAATCGGAATATTTTCGACCTTCTTTTTATACAGGATCCGTGTGAATATATCTCCACAGCCGGTCATCCCACAAAAAAACCGGCAGAAGTTATCGGAGCCGTGGGTAGCAGCGTGGCGCTTGTTGTCAGAGCGAAGAGATTTTGCTAAGTTCCAGATTGGATATTTGTTAGGCGGTTCAGCCTTAATGATGATCCATACAGTACAATCTATGTATTTTGTGGATGTATTGAATCTTTCTTATACTGAGATGCTGCTTGCTTTGGGGTTATGCAAAGGTCTTGCCTTTGCTGCAACATCGCCTACGTGGGTAAAATGGTTTAATTCAGTAAATATCTTCAAAGCATGTGCTATGGTTACGTTCTTAGGGGCTTTATTCCCACTAACTCTTTTATTAGCTGGTTGGGAGACGGGCTGGGTCTACGCTGCATTTTTAGTTTACGGCATTATGCAGGCCGGCAGCGAGCTCACTTGGCATATGTCAGGTCCCGTGTTTTCTAAGAACGAAGATAGCGCTGTCTATTCGACGACGAATGTGTTGATCGTAGGCTTGCGGGGCTGTGTCGCGCCTGCATTAGGGAGCCTGATATTTTATTTGACTAACTCTATGACCGTTCTTTGTCTCAGCTCCCTCTTATGCTTGGTGGCGACAGAGCGAATGCTCAAGTATAGTTACGAAGAAGAAAAAGAAACTCTTCCCGAAACGACTTAA
- a CDS encoding protein kinase, whose amino-acid sequence MVSLFTWFNKENQNPNIASKPLNSPHISNEKSKINRNIIDTISMAFSGDELDSMKFYDRFKEESASNGMVVVAEKYNNTLKFNKKQLNEIVKLAKNYLKNSPSDNVSFRYGENTIDVRAIQTQDEIYLKMYLRSEEIIAGGGGGMINASTKLSSGSASVEKIGMDVEAFENEVEVLHETHQRIQEHIDDLRPKFPHAFRKKKSGEYACIVVSPNPSFVNLEEHRYHMKRFKGDLANHIERHGDSLTIKEKNKLAKDTIAAIAILHEMGVVHKDIKMPNFLVDQGGRVLIADFGEARVLKDTINDPNLPDLINIQHTFGTAEYTSVNIIKQLQKCVKKNDWEAYNYNLTRLDNYALGVVLYELYTGEEPYERDIRQSSVYRLGDSKVVAKPLKEGIFESANFKNSTPPDMQIQIQALMLGYPVDKQELYDLVPK is encoded by the coding sequence ATGGTTTCTTTGTTTACTTGGTTTAATAAAGAGAATCAAAATCCTAACATTGCTAGTAAACCTTTGAATTCTCCACATATTTCTAATGAAAAATCGAAAATAAATAGAAATATTATCGATACTATTTCTATGGCATTTTCCGGCGATGAACTGGACAGCATGAAATTCTACGATAGATTTAAAGAGGAGTCAGCGTCGAATGGCATGGTTGTGGTCGCTGAGAAATACAATAATACTCTCAAATTCAATAAGAAACAGTTAAATGAGATCGTTAAATTAGCGAAAAACTATTTAAAGAATAGCCCCTCTGACAATGTTTCTTTTAGGTATGGCGAAAATACCATCGATGTAAGAGCTATACAAACGCAGGATGAAATTTATTTAAAAATGTACTTGCGGAGTGAAGAAATTATTGCAGGTGGCGGTGGCGGTATGATCAATGCCAGCACCAAATTAAGTAGTGGATCTGCTTCTGTAGAAAAGATTGGTATGGACGTGGAGGCTTTTGAGAATGAAGTGGAAGTCCTGCACGAAACACATCAGCGTATTCAAGAACATATCGATGATCTCAGGCCCAAGTTTCCGCATGCTTTTAGAAAGAAAAAATCAGGAGAGTATGCTTGCATTGTCGTCTCTCCTAACCCTTCTTTTGTGAATCTGGAAGAACACCGATATCACATGAAACGATTTAAGGGTGATTTAGCAAACCATATAGAGAGGCATGGAGATTCATTAACTATCAAGGAAAAAAACAAACTTGCCAAAGATACAATTGCTGCCATAGCTATTCTTCATGAAATGGGAGTCGTACATAAAGACATAAAAATGCCCAACTTTTTAGTTGACCAGGGGGGACGTGTCTTGATTGCCGACTTTGGGGAAGCGCGAGTGTTAAAAGACACTATTAACGATCCCAACCTACCGGATCTAATCAATATCCAACATACCTTTGGAACAGCTGAGTATACAAGTGTGAATATTATAAAGCAGTTGCAAAAGTGCGTGAAGAAGAATGATTGGGAAGCATACAACTACAATTTAACACGCTTAGATAACTATGCTTTAGGGGTTGTGCTTTATGAACTTTATACAGGGGAAGAACCCTATGAAAGAGATATAAGACAGTCATCCGTCTATAGATTGGGAGATTCAAAAGTTGTCGCAAAACCCCTTAAAGAGGGAATATTTGAAAGCGCAAACTTTAAAAACAGTACGCCTCCTGATATGCAAATACAGATCCAAGCTCTGATGTTAGGCTATCCTGTTGATAAACAAGAGCTTTATGATCTAGTGCCAAAATAG
- a CDS encoding fasciclin domain-containing protein — protein sequence MNKIILGFIALAAVVLAFSLGGLKAGSGDQNTDTLTLLEITSADPSFSTFVSALKASGFDEKLKGSKDFTIFAPSNDAFAKLPAGVLQTLLKPQNKDKLKEVISYHIIPGKIEGEQLHSSIVGTLSGKKINLKVNGSNINVNNAKVVKSDIKASNGVIYVLDTVLVPQPH from the coding sequence ATGAATAAAATTATCCTTGGTTTTATCGCCTTAGCTGCGGTAGTACTAGCATTTTCTTTGGGCGGCTTGAAAGCCGGAAGTGGGGATCAGAATACGGACACCCTCACCTTACTAGAAATTACTTCAGCTGATCCATCATTTAGCACTTTTGTCTCAGCTTTAAAAGCTTCAGGCTTCGACGAAAAGTTGAAGGGGTCTAAAGACTTCACTATTTTCGCTCCTTCCAATGACGCTTTTGCAAAATTACCGGCCGGCGTCTTGCAAACACTGCTAAAACCACAGAATAAAGACAAGCTTAAAGAGGTTATTTCTTATCACATTATTCCTGGTAAGATAGAGGGTGAACAGCTGCACTCTTCTATAGTAGGGACTTTAAGCGGTAAGAAAATTAATCTAAAAGTTAATGGTTCCAATATCAACGTCAATAATGCCAAAGTGGTTAAATCAGATATTAAAGCCAGCAACGGTGTAATCTATGTTCTTGACACTGTTTTAGTTCCGCAGCCCCATTGA
- a CDS encoding patatin-like phospholipase family protein, translated as MKHSIYLLHTLLILIATACCPHKYIPDHEPPPPPCFEVPERIRVALVLGSGGVRGMAHVGVLEELVNAGIEFDVIIGCSAGSIVGALYADSMDMCVVKDAVKNLKTDKILDIDIWDCRFGLSQGTAMTRMLDDKLNATCFSELKIPFIAVATDLNSGELVPIGSGDLIKAVRASTSIPLVFVPVEMHGRVLVDGGIINPVPVSVARHLGAELVIAVDLCELLPKTFPTNLFGVASRSTEIAFMWQNTLSIRDANINIRPKMCGVGTFNDKAKMQLYMAGREAAREMIPQIKELLSQLPPKEECEYRNTRIVQPMCSNPDHPAFDICFDERW; from the coding sequence GTGAAACACTCTATATACCTTCTCCACACACTATTAATATTGATTGCAACAGCCTGTTGCCCGCATAAATATATACCCGATCATGAGCCCCCCCCTCCACCCTGTTTTGAAGTTCCGGAAAGAATCCGTGTTGCTTTAGTCCTAGGTAGCGGCGGAGTGCGCGGCATGGCCCATGTCGGAGTATTGGAAGAATTGGTGAACGCAGGTATTGAATTTGATGTGATCATCGGATGCAGTGCAGGCAGTATCGTAGGTGCTCTTTATGCGGATAGTATGGATATGTGTGTGGTCAAGGATGCAGTCAAAAATCTAAAGACTGACAAAATCTTGGATATAGACATTTGGGATTGCCGTTTTGGATTATCCCAAGGAACTGCGATGACCCGCATGCTAGATGATAAACTGAATGCCACCTGTTTTAGTGAATTGAAGATTCCCTTCATTGCTGTAGCTACTGACCTTAATTCGGGGGAGTTGGTTCCGATAGGCAGTGGTGATTTGATCAAAGCTGTGAGGGCCTCTACCTCAATACCATTAGTGTTTGTTCCGGTAGAGATGCACGGCAGGGTTCTTGTCGACGGGGGCATCATTAATCCCGTGCCGGTAAGCGTGGCAAGGCATTTAGGTGCTGAATTAGTTATTGCAGTGGATTTATGTGAGTTATTACCTAAGACTTTTCCCACCAATCTTTTTGGCGTAGCATCACGCAGCACAGAGATAGCGTTTATGTGGCAGAATACATTGAGTATCAGAGATGCTAATATCAACATCCGCCCGAAGATGTGCGGTGTGGGGACATTTAATGACAAAGCCAAAATGCAATTATATATGGCTGGTCGTGAGGCGGCGCGTGAAATGATTCCCCAGATAAAGGAGCTGTTGTCTCAGCTGCCTCCTAAAGAGGAATGTGAATACAGGAATACGCGGATTGTACAGCCCATGTGTTCCAATCCTGATCATCCAGCATTCGATATATGTTTTGATGAGAGATGGTAA